In a genomic window of Paraburkholderia phenazinium:
- a CDS encoding branched-chain amino acid ABC transporter substrate-binding protein, with translation MNGRKRLVGMGAVLSMGGLALACSAAADASVLVGVAGPMTGEYASGGDQFRKGAEQAVKDINASGGVLGQSLNLVVGDDVCDPKQAVSVANSFVNQKVAFVDGHWCSSSTLPASDVYNDAQIPQVTVSTNPKITERGIKGIFRITGRDDQQGQVAADYIAAHFKGKKIAIIDDKTAYGGGLADEVAKDLAARQTPVVLRESITAGEKDYSGLVSKLKANGVQILAYGGYYQEVALILRQAAQAGLNLTVLGGDTLTNNELVTAAGPEINKVLFTFPPDPRKSEAAAKVVATFRAQKIEPEGYMLYSYAAMQVFAEAARKANSTDYAAIVKQLHNASFNTVVGQVDFDAKGDLKSPGYVVYRWNGNNYDYVK, from the coding sequence ATGAACGGCCGGAAAAGATTGGTTGGAATGGGCGCGGTACTGAGCATGGGCGGCTTGGCGTTGGCATGCTCGGCCGCTGCGGATGCAAGTGTTCTGGTGGGCGTGGCTGGCCCAATGACGGGGGAGTACGCCTCGGGCGGTGATCAGTTTCGCAAGGGCGCAGAACAGGCGGTGAAGGACATCAACGCGTCGGGTGGTGTGCTCGGGCAGTCACTCAACCTGGTCGTTGGCGACGACGTGTGCGATCCAAAGCAGGCCGTTTCGGTTGCCAACAGTTTCGTCAATCAGAAGGTGGCGTTCGTCGACGGTCACTGGTGTTCCAGTTCCACGTTGCCGGCGTCAGACGTCTATAACGACGCGCAGATCCCGCAGGTCACCGTGTCCACCAACCCGAAAATCACGGAACGCGGCATCAAGGGCATCTTTCGCATTACCGGTAGGGACGATCAGCAAGGACAGGTTGCCGCCGACTATATCGCTGCGCATTTCAAGGGCAAGAAAATCGCAATCATCGACGATAAGACCGCATATGGCGGCGGTCTCGCCGACGAGGTCGCCAAGGATCTCGCAGCCAGGCAGACGCCCGTGGTGCTGCGTGAGTCGATCACAGCCGGTGAAAAGGACTATTCAGGCCTGGTCAGCAAACTGAAGGCGAACGGCGTTCAGATCCTTGCGTACGGCGGGTACTACCAGGAAGTCGCGCTGATTCTGCGGCAAGCGGCGCAGGCAGGGCTGAATCTTACCGTGCTGGGCGGCGACACGCTCACGAACAATGAACTGGTCACTGCGGCGGGACCGGAAATCAACAAGGTACTGTTCACCTTCCCGCCCGACCCGCGCAAGAGTGAGGCAGCCGCAAAGGTCGTGGCGACCTTCCGCGCGCAGAAGATCGAGCCGGAAGGCTACATGCTGTACTCGTATGCCGCGATGCAGGTTTTCGCAGAGGCAGCGAGGAAGGCCAATTCCACAGACTATGCGGCGATCGTGAAGCAGCTCCACAACGCCTCCTTCAATACGGTAGTCGGCCAGGTGGACTTCGATGCGAAAGGCGATCTCAAGAGCCCTGGCTATGTGGTCTACCGTTGGAACGGCAACAACTATGACTATGTGAAGTGA
- a CDS encoding SDR family oxidoreductase: MTYSILVTGASSGFGLMTARALAEAGHTVYASMRETQGRNAPRVAEIAQWSQEKSLDLRTVELDVQSDASVAAGIAHILKDAGRLDVIVHNAGHMVFGPAEAFTPEQMIQQYDVNVLGAQRVNRAALPFLRKQGRGLLVWVGSSSTRGGTPPFLAPYFAAKAAMDALAVSYSTELARWGIESTIMVPGAFTKGTNHFAHSGKPADADIAAEYESGPYAGVTDQALKGLASLEPADADPAEVAAEIVRVVDLPFGKRPFRVHVDPSQDGAEIVNGVADRMRREMYHSIGLQDLLSPRVNG, translated from the coding sequence ATGACTTATAGCATTCTCGTGACTGGCGCATCATCCGGATTTGGTTTGATGACGGCTCGTGCGCTGGCCGAAGCGGGCCATACCGTCTACGCGTCGATGCGCGAAACGCAGGGCCGCAACGCGCCTCGCGTCGCGGAAATCGCGCAGTGGTCGCAGGAAAAGTCGCTCGATCTGCGCACGGTCGAACTGGACGTGCAGTCCGATGCATCGGTGGCCGCGGGCATTGCGCACATCCTGAAGGACGCCGGCCGTCTCGATGTGATCGTGCACAACGCCGGTCACATGGTGTTCGGGCCGGCCGAGGCGTTTACGCCCGAACAGATGATCCAGCAGTACGACGTCAACGTGCTCGGTGCGCAGCGCGTGAACCGCGCCGCGCTGCCGTTCCTGCGCAAGCAGGGCAGGGGGTTGCTGGTGTGGGTCGGTTCGTCGTCCACGCGCGGCGGCACGCCGCCGTTCCTCGCGCCGTATTTCGCGGCGAAGGCGGCCATGGATGCGCTCGCCGTGTCGTACTCGACCGAGCTGGCGCGCTGGGGCATCGAGAGCACGATCATGGTGCCGGGCGCCTTCACCAAAGGTACGAATCACTTTGCGCATTCAGGCAAGCCGGCGGACGCCGACATCGCCGCCGAATATGAAAGCGGCCCGTATGCCGGCGTGACCGACCAGGCGCTGAAGGGGCTGGCGAGTCTGGAGCCCGCGGATGCGGATCCGGCGGAGGTCGCAGCGGAGATCGTTCGCGTGGTGGACCTGCCGTTCGGCAAGCGGCCGTTTCGCGTGCATGTGGACCCGTCGCAGGACGGCGCAGAGATCGTCAACGGCGTGGCGGACCGGATGCGCCGCGAGATGTACCACTCGATCGGTCTGCAGGATCTGCTTTCGCCGAGAGTCAACGGCTGA
- a CDS encoding phospholipase D-like domain-containing protein, which translates to MTTTRSLALILACVFASSQHGHAQCVDLVASLDDGQLMQSRIALVDRATPTEQIRILAYIFEIDQTGGLLLRHLVDAARRGVPVKLLIDGIGPEPHFPFEDEFIVALHEVAPGIELRIFHPRSDLVEISHRMHDKLFLVGDTAVIGSTSIWDASFRNWLSERDLMVSGDAGQDASSLHAMYQHFALFWNSPEVVRPEPEKFLKVASPYRVSQGYATLDPARIRHWREWLLAPLDAAARATDLAATDTPTASDTPNDPAALPAPEGYFDPAWMPIACERLRYVHDWPDKRSPGTLQDMLQAFDTAQHEILIINPYLILVPELREALERKRREGVHVILVSASLASITQEFPAVGRAYADDLPGLVNAGIEVREYSDRENRMMHAKLVLIDGHRYYLGSFNFDSLSARLNTENGLWIDIPEDGLDPLQDSVAYFLRNSSSVSDPNGRLLADPDARCRADGCGGAWRWVTMLIRNFL; encoded by the coding sequence ATGACCACGACGAGAAGCCTGGCGCTCATTCTGGCATGCGTGTTTGCCTCTTCTCAGCACGGCCACGCGCAATGTGTCGACCTGGTCGCCAGTCTTGACGACGGTCAGTTGATGCAGTCGCGGATTGCGCTGGTCGACCGTGCCACGCCTACCGAGCAGATCCGCATCCTCGCCTACATTTTCGAAATCGATCAGACCGGCGGCCTGCTGTTGCGTCATCTGGTCGACGCCGCGCGCCGAGGCGTGCCGGTCAAGCTGCTGATCGACGGCATCGGCCCCGAGCCGCACTTCCCGTTCGAGGACGAGTTCATCGTCGCCCTGCACGAGGTGGCTCCCGGCATCGAACTCCGAATCTTCCATCCACGATCAGATCTCGTCGAGATTTCGCATCGCATGCACGACAAGCTGTTCCTGGTTGGCGACACGGCCGTGATCGGCAGTACCTCGATCTGGGATGCGAGCTTCCGCAACTGGCTCAGCGAGCGCGATCTGATGGTGTCGGGCGACGCCGGCCAGGATGCTTCCTCCCTGCACGCCATGTACCAGCATTTCGCCTTGTTCTGGAATAGCCCGGAAGTGGTTCGCCCCGAGCCGGAAAAATTCCTCAAAGTCGCAAGTCCTTATCGCGTCTCGCAGGGTTATGCGACGCTGGACCCGGCGCGCATCCGTCATTGGCGCGAATGGCTGCTGGCTCCGCTCGACGCTGCAGCCCGGGCGACGGACCTGGCCGCTACCGATACACCAACTGCCTCCGATACGCCCAATGATCCCGCCGCTCTGCCCGCACCCGAGGGGTATTTTGATCCCGCCTGGATGCCGATCGCCTGCGAGCGCCTGCGCTATGTCCACGACTGGCCCGACAAGCGCTCGCCAGGCACGTTGCAGGACATGCTACAAGCGTTCGATACGGCGCAGCACGAAATCCTGATCATCAACCCCTACCTGATCCTGGTGCCGGAACTGCGCGAGGCGCTTGAGCGCAAGCGGCGCGAAGGTGTCCACGTGATCCTGGTGAGCGCCTCGCTGGCGAGCATCACGCAGGAATTCCCCGCAGTCGGGCGCGCCTATGCCGACGATCTGCCCGGCCTGGTGAATGCCGGGATCGAGGTGCGCGAATATTCCGACCGAGAGAACCGCATGATGCACGCCAAGCTGGTCCTCATCGACGGCCATCGATATTATCTCGGCAGTTTCAATTTCGATTCGCTGTCGGCCCGCTTAAATACCGAAAACGGCCTGTGGATAGATATCCCTGAGGACGGGCTCGATCCCTTGCAAGACAGCGTGGCGTACTTCCTGCGCAACTCAAGTTCGGTGAGCGACCCCAATGGCCGCCTTCTGGCGGATCCCGATGCGCGCTGCCGGGCCGACGGCTGCGGCGGTGCCTGGCGGTGGGTGACGATGTTGATCAGGAACTTCCTCTGA
- a CDS encoding AAA family ATPase has protein sequence MGSTLRAYMRDEYVFEEAEPVINHIDIENFGSFQGLEWKKTVRDNGKNVKPFQRLNILYGRNYSGKTTLSRVFRALETRKLPLNYVGSSFTVTGEKGAVTNADLLTHNYDVRVYNRDFVTDNLSFLVNQEIGGVIKTFAIVGEQNREIDDAIAAIETKLGSVEAKAGLRFDLENKKKERDRTKTAHSTALSGLEGKLRSHAAEKIKKNPQYLVPVYTIEHIRRDIASTSKPGFIALTTEEQAGKLTLLKQEALPDITGTLAVTLKLESLKAIAGPLLSKAITPTKAIEELLKDSALQLWVKQGIGHHRDKRNTCAFCRQDLPYDIWQVLDEHFSKESDDLETALDAAIASVTNEIKSIARLNTFTGAQFYADERIAFEASSKALSEALGVYQDDLDALKKSLETRKSNLFQPVLLKATSHDAKEIEKHVQDINSLIVTSNGKTKTLEDDKNTARDALRLADVFAFAEAITYEKEVARIAKLKTDANTADTAHTDTERDIREAEAEVQALRAKQKDERKGAERVNSLLNNFFGHDGIKLEARDGADKATVKFEITRNGTAAYNLSEGECSLIAFCYFIAKLDDPESKGKELIIYIDDPISSLDGNHIFFMFSLIESLIAKPIKNADGSNVYRYKQLFISTHNLDFLKYLKRLSIPKKKIPAGEGKTKSVDDHEHFMIERNGASSNILLMPSYLKDYITEFHYLFHQIYKCKDQAAAADSHEPFFGFGNNLRKFLEAFLFFKYPYHDDRNDAFERIKKFFGEEEDAAVALVNRLNNEFSHLESAPDRGFKPVEIPEIAKVANYVLDKIYAADKVQYNALLKSIGEPERAG, from the coding sequence TTGGGTTCCACACTGCGGGCATATATGCGCGATGAGTATGTTTTCGAGGAGGCCGAGCCTGTGATCAATCATATAGACATAGAAAACTTTGGTAGCTTCCAAGGTTTGGAGTGGAAAAAGACAGTTCGAGACAACGGGAAGAACGTCAAGCCTTTCCAGCGCCTGAACATCCTCTACGGACGCAACTACTCTGGAAAGACGACCCTCTCTCGTGTTTTTCGTGCGCTGGAGACGCGCAAGCTCCCGCTGAACTATGTGGGCTCGTCGTTCACCGTGACGGGTGAAAAAGGTGCGGTCACTAATGCTGACCTTTTGACCCACAACTATGACGTGCGCGTCTACAACCGCGACTTTGTAACTGACAACCTGAGTTTTCTGGTCAACCAAGAGATCGGCGGCGTTATCAAGACCTTTGCCATCGTCGGTGAGCAGAACAGGGAGATCGACGACGCCATTGCTGCCATCGAAACCAAGCTTGGCAGTGTGGAGGCCAAGGCTGGACTGCGCTTTGACCTAGAGAACAAGAAGAAAGAACGCGATCGCACCAAGACTGCCCATAGCACGGCTTTGAGTGGATTAGAAGGCAAGCTGCGCTCGCATGCTGCTGAGAAGATAAAGAAGAATCCGCAGTACCTCGTGCCCGTCTACACCATAGAGCACATCAGACGCGACATTGCTTCTACCAGTAAGCCCGGCTTCATCGCGCTGACCACCGAGGAACAAGCAGGTAAGCTCACCTTGCTCAAGCAAGAAGCCTTACCCGACATTACAGGCACTCTGGCCGTCACCCTCAAGCTGGAGTCGCTGAAGGCCATTGCTGGCCCTCTTCTGTCCAAGGCGATAACGCCTACCAAAGCGATTGAAGAACTGCTTAAGGACAGCGCTTTGCAGCTTTGGGTCAAACAAGGTATCGGGCACCACCGGGACAAGCGGAACACCTGTGCTTTCTGCCGACAGGACTTGCCGTACGACATTTGGCAGGTGCTGGACGAACACTTCAGCAAAGAGTCGGATGACCTAGAAACGGCCTTGGATGCTGCTATCGCGTCAGTCACGAACGAGATCAAGTCCATTGCTAGACTCAATACCTTCACAGGAGCTCAGTTTTATGCGGATGAGCGTATCGCGTTTGAAGCGAGCAGCAAGGCACTATCGGAAGCACTTGGTGTCTACCAAGACGATTTGGATGCCCTGAAGAAATCGCTTGAGACTCGCAAGAGCAACCTGTTCCAGCCCGTGCTTCTGAAGGCCACTTCACATGACGCCAAGGAGATCGAGAAGCATGTTCAGGACATCAATTCGCTGATTGTCACGAGCAACGGAAAGACAAAAACCCTGGAAGACGACAAAAACACTGCTAGAGATGCACTTCGCTTGGCTGACGTGTTTGCGTTTGCTGAGGCGATCACCTATGAGAAGGAGGTTGCGCGCATAGCTAAGCTCAAGACCGACGCCAACACGGCAGATACGGCCCATACGGACACTGAAAGAGATATCCGTGAAGCTGAGGCAGAAGTCCAAGCCTTGAGAGCCAAGCAAAAAGATGAGCGGAAGGGGGCCGAGAGAGTCAACTCTTTGCTCAACAACTTCTTCGGCCATGACGGTATAAAGCTTGAGGCCCGTGACGGCGCAGACAAAGCCACGGTCAAGTTTGAAATCACACGAAACGGTACGGCCGCGTACAACCTCAGCGAAGGCGAGTGCAGCTTGATTGCCTTTTGCTATTTCATTGCCAAGCTAGACGACCCGGAGAGCAAAGGCAAAGAACTGATCATCTACATTGATGATCCAATTTCTAGCCTCGACGGAAACCATATCTTCTTCATGTTCAGCTTGATAGAGAGTTTAATTGCGAAGCCGATTAAGAATGCTGACGGTTCAAACGTCTACCGCTACAAGCAGCTTTTCATCTCGACCCATAACCTGGACTTCCTGAAGTACCTCAAGCGCCTGTCCATTCCGAAGAAGAAAATCCCTGCTGGTGAAGGCAAGACGAAAAGTGTCGATGACCATGAGCATTTCATGATTGAGCGCAACGGCGCTTCAAGCAACATCTTGCTCATGCCGTCTTATCTTAAAGACTACATAACTGAGTTTCACTACCTCTTTCATCAAATCTACAAGTGCAAAGATCAAGCTGCCGCAGCAGATAGCCATGAGCCATTTTTCGGCTTTGGCAACAACCTGCGAAAATTTCTAGAAGCCTTCTTGTTCTTCAAGTACCCTTATCATGATGATAGGAACGACGCCTTTGAACGGATCAAGAAATTCTTCGGGGAAGAGGAAGATGCAGCAGTTGCGCTGGTCAACCGCCTTAACAACGAGTTTTCGCACCTAGAATCTGCTCCAGACAGAGGCTTTAAGCCCGTGGAAATTCCTGAGATCGCCAAGGTGGCAAACTATGTCTTGGACAAGATTTACGCTGCTGACAAGGTGCAATACAACGCTCTGTTGAAGAGCATAGGAGAGCCTGAGCGAGCAGGCTAA
- a CDS encoding ABC transporter permease subunit: protein MSQALQQLINGLTLGAVYGLIAIGYTMVYGIIGMINFAHGDIYMVSAFIAVTCFTLIASGGISSVVVSIAITLIVSIALTSVFGWTVERVGYRPLRGSNRLAPLISSIGISIFLQNMVQLTQGARVKSIPPLVMGGVNLFSSEGLHGPGPYVSYVQMLIVIVTVVLMSAFTLFINRTPFGRQQRACEQDQRMMQFLGYNVDRIIALTFMIGAALAAVAGVMVTIYYGVIDFSIGFQAGIKAFTAAVLGGIGSIPGAMLGGLIIGLIEAFWAAYLSPEYKDVATFVILIIVLMFRPSGLLGRPEVEKV, encoded by the coding sequence ATGAGCCAGGCACTGCAACAACTGATTAATGGGCTGACATTGGGCGCCGTCTACGGCCTGATCGCGATCGGCTATACGATGGTCTACGGCATTATCGGCATGATCAACTTCGCTCACGGCGATATCTATATGGTCAGTGCATTCATCGCCGTGACCTGCTTCACGCTTATCGCGAGCGGTGGGATCTCGTCTGTGGTGGTGAGTATTGCCATTACCTTGATCGTCTCGATTGCACTGACGTCCGTATTCGGCTGGACCGTCGAACGCGTCGGCTACCGGCCGCTTCGAGGCTCCAATCGTCTCGCGCCGCTGATTTCGTCGATCGGGATTTCCATCTTTTTACAGAACATGGTTCAGCTTACCCAGGGCGCGCGGGTCAAGTCGATCCCGCCGCTTGTCATGGGCGGCGTGAATCTTTTCTCCAGTGAGGGACTTCACGGACCGGGGCCGTACGTCTCGTACGTGCAGATGCTCATTGTCATTGTGACCGTCGTGCTGATGTCCGCGTTCACGTTGTTTATCAACAGGACGCCTTTCGGCAGGCAGCAGCGAGCCTGCGAGCAAGATCAGCGGATGATGCAGTTCCTCGGCTATAACGTCGACAGGATTATCGCCCTGACCTTCATGATCGGCGCTGCGCTGGCTGCCGTCGCCGGCGTCATGGTGACAATCTACTACGGCGTGATCGACTTCTCAATTGGCTTTCAGGCCGGCATCAAGGCCTTTACCGCAGCGGTTCTGGGCGGAATCGGCTCAATCCCCGGCGCGATGCTCGGCGGCCTGATCATCGGCTTGATCGAAGCCTTCTGGGCGGCTTACCTGTCTCCCGAATACAAGGATGTGGCCACGTTCGTCATCCTGATCATTGTTCTGATGTTCCGTCCTTCCGGCCTGCTTGGCCGGCCAGAGGTGGAGAAAGTCTGA
- a CDS encoding SDR family oxidoreductase yields the protein MSAANQSAVAIVTGASRGIGATIARRLVKDGFAVAVNYASSPAEADKLVAELTQAGGKAIAVQGDVSKVEDVRRLFETVEQQLGKVDVLVNNAGILKTAPLAQSSDELFAQTFAINVGGVFNTLREAATRLNDGGRIINLSSTTLALNLPGYSVYNGTKAAVEAFSRVFAKELRGRRITVNCVAPGPVATELFLNGKTEEQIAQFSKMPPLERLGQPDDISGVVAFLAGKDGAWVNGQVLRANGGLA from the coding sequence ATGAGTGCAGCAAATCAATCCGCCGTCGCAATCGTCACCGGCGCTTCGCGCGGTATCGGTGCCACCATCGCCCGGCGTCTCGTCAAGGACGGTTTTGCGGTTGCAGTGAACTACGCATCGAGCCCGGCAGAAGCCGACAAGCTCGTGGCCGAACTGACCCAGGCCGGCGGCAAGGCCATCGCGGTGCAGGGCGACGTGTCGAAGGTCGAGGACGTGCGCCGTCTGTTCGAGACGGTCGAGCAGCAACTCGGCAAGGTCGACGTGCTGGTCAACAACGCCGGCATCCTGAAGACCGCGCCGCTCGCGCAATCGAGCGACGAGCTGTTTGCCCAGACGTTCGCGATCAACGTCGGCGGTGTGTTCAACACGCTGCGCGAAGCGGCGACGCGTCTGAACGACGGCGGCCGGATCATCAACCTGTCGAGCACGACACTGGCGCTGAACCTGCCGGGCTACTCGGTTTATAACGGCACGAAGGCGGCCGTCGAAGCGTTCTCACGCGTGTTCGCGAAGGAACTGCGCGGCCGCCGCATCACGGTGAACTGCGTGGCGCCGGGCCCGGTTGCAACGGAGCTGTTCCTGAACGGCAAGACCGAAGAGCAGATCGCGCAGTTCTCGAAGATGCCGCCGCTGGAGCGCCTGGGTCAGCCGGACGACATCTCGGGCGTCGTGGCCTTCCTGGCTGGAAAGGACGGTGCCTGGGTGAACGGCCAGGTGCTGCGCGCCAACGGCGGCCTTGCCTGA
- a CDS encoding VOC family protein codes for MRPSLNRIVLYAKDVQATCAFYERHFEFECEFDANGRIAELVSPHGGAIIMVHQAGKGLKAGQASVKLVFDVEDVEGFKTHCAKQGLEFGTSHQADGYSFANAKDPAGNPISISSRRFAIGR; via the coding sequence ATGCGACCGTCATTGAATCGGATAGTGCTGTATGCGAAAGACGTGCAGGCAACCTGTGCCTTCTACGAGCGACACTTCGAATTTGAGTGCGAGTTCGACGCCAATGGTCGCATAGCAGAGTTGGTCTCGCCGCATGGCGGCGCCATCATCATGGTTCATCAAGCCGGAAAGGGATTGAAGGCGGGGCAAGCGTCGGTAAAGCTGGTTTTCGACGTGGAAGACGTCGAGGGCTTTAAGACGCATTGTGCGAAGCAGGGACTTGAGTTCGGCACATCTCACCAAGCAGATGGATATAGTTTCGCAAACGCAAAAGACCCAGCAGGTAACCCGATATCCATTTCGAGCCGAAGGTTCGCCATCGGCCGATAG
- a CDS encoding LysR family transcriptional regulator — protein sequence MDRFQEMQAFVRTAERSSFSQAADDLNIPRATITNLIKRLELRIGTRLLERTTRTVHLTHDGEAYYHRCVRLLADIEEAEGTFRNASPKGLLVVNLQGTLARHFVIPALPDFLSSYPELRLHIGENDRLVDLVREGVDCVLRAGTLRDSSLIGRQIASMEQVTVASPAYLARFGEPASLEDLSEHFAVDYVSSATGKAVPLTFLVDGIETDLVMRSTISVTGADLYTGSAIAGAGVIQVPRYRIAADIADARLKVILPGFPPPPMPVSVLYLHNRQLSPRVRIFTQWLEEIFRGVPYQTGVKRSGKT from the coding sequence ATGGACCGTTTCCAGGAAATGCAGGCGTTCGTTCGTACCGCCGAACGCAGCAGCTTCTCGCAGGCCGCCGACGACCTCAACATTCCACGTGCAACGATCACCAACCTGATCAAGCGGCTGGAACTGCGGATCGGCACCCGGCTGCTCGAACGCACCACGCGCACGGTACACCTCACTCACGATGGCGAGGCCTACTACCACCGGTGCGTGCGTCTGCTCGCCGATATCGAGGAGGCCGAAGGCACCTTCCGCAACGCATCGCCCAAGGGACTGCTTGTCGTGAACCTGCAGGGCACGCTGGCGCGGCACTTCGTGATCCCCGCCCTGCCCGACTTCCTGTCGAGCTATCCGGAACTGCGGCTGCACATCGGCGAGAACGACCGGCTGGTCGATCTCGTGCGGGAGGGCGTCGATTGCGTGTTGCGCGCAGGCACCCTGCGCGATTCGTCTCTGATCGGACGGCAGATCGCGTCCATGGAGCAGGTCACTGTTGCGAGCCCGGCTTACCTCGCACGCTTCGGCGAGCCGGCCAGCCTCGAGGACCTGTCCGAACATTTTGCGGTGGACTACGTGTCGAGCGCGACGGGCAAAGCGGTCCCGCTCACTTTTCTTGTCGACGGCATAGAGACTGATCTGGTGATGCGCTCGACCATCTCGGTGACAGGCGCCGACCTGTACACGGGATCGGCCATCGCCGGCGCCGGGGTGATTCAGGTGCCGCGCTACCGGATTGCGGCTGATATCGCCGACGCACGGCTCAAGGTGATTTTGCCGGGGTTTCCGCCGCCGCCGATGCCCGTGTCCGTGCTGTACCTTCACAACCGGCAGTTGTCGCCACGGGTGCGGATTTTTACTCAGTGGCTTGAAGAGATATTCAGGGGGGTGCCGTATCAGACTGGTGTGAAGCGGAGCGGTAAGACTTAG